A single Anopheles maculipalpis chromosome 3RL, idAnoMacuDA_375_x, whole genome shotgun sequence DNA region contains:
- the LOC126561072 gene encoding cuticle protein 19-like: MTSQFVVFASLLAFAAAFPGGYGDYYGSEHQLEGGHQYGQVARISLGDGHGHHEYHEDEHVDYYAPPKYAFKYGVNDFHTGDVKSQHETRDGDVVKGQYSLVEPDGSVRTVDYTADKHSGFNAVVHKTAPVSHHQGGHY, translated from the exons ATGACCTCACAG TTTGTAGTATTTGCATCGCTGCTTGCTTTCGCTGCGGCCTTCCCCGGTGGATACGGAGACTACTACGGCTCGGAGCATCAGCTCGAGGGTGGCCATCAGTATGGACAGGTGGCACGCATCTCGCTCGGTGACGGCCATGGACATCATGAGTACCATGAGGATGAGCACGTCGACTACTAC GCCCCACCAAAGTATGCGTTCAAGTACGGAGTAAACGACTTCCACACCGGAGATGTAAAGTCGCAGCACGAAACGCGCGACGGTGATGTCGTCAAGGGACAGTACTCGCTGGTGGAACCGGACGGTTCGGTGCGCACCGTTGACTACACCGCTGACAAGCATTCGGGATTCAACGCGGTAGTGCACAAGACGGCTCCGGTCAGCCACCACCAGGGTGGTCACTACTAG